The Sporosarcina sp. Te-1 DNA window CCTAACCGGAAAGCCAGCTGTTCTTGTGTGAGATGCAGGTTATCCATTAGCTTATGGTACGCTTCCGCTTCTTCAATTGGTGTCAAATCTTCCCGTTGCAGGTTTTCTAGGATGGCCATTTCCATTGACTCTTCATCACTCAGCTGACGGACAATGGCTGGTATTTCCTCAAGTCCTGCTAATTTTGCTGCACGGAATCGCCTCTCCCCTACAACAATCTCATGAGAAGTGCCTACTTTCCGAACAATGATTGGTTGCAAAATTCCATGCTCCTTAATGGAGTCACTTAATTCAGCAATAGCACTTTCATCAAATACTTTCCGTGGCTGATATGGATTCACTTTGACGCTCTTTAAACGGATATGCTCAATCTTTTCCGCATTCGACAGAGACTCTTCAGGAAATAAAGCATTTAACCCTTTTCCAAGACCTTTAGCCATTGTGCACCACTTCCTTTGCCAGCTCTAAATATACTTCTGCACCCCTTGACCTGGAATCGTAAATGATAATCGGTTCCCCATGGCTCGGTGCTTCACTTAATCGTACATTCCGTGGAATTATTGTTCCGTACACTTTATCTTGAAAATACTTCTTTACTTCTTCAATGACTTGAATTCCTAAATTCGTACGTGCATCAAACATGGTCAATAACACACCATCAATTTGTAAGTTCTCGTTAAGATGTTTTTGGACGAGACGGATTGTACTTAACAATTGACTCAATCCTTCAAGAGCATAATACTCACATTGCACCGGGATGATAATTGAGTCCGCAGCGGTCAATGCATTGATTGTGAGCAGCCCGAGTGAAGGCGGGCAATCAATGATGATAAAATCATACAATTCTTTTGCTTCTTGAATGGCATGCTTCATACGTACTTCCCGAGAAATAGTAGAAACCAATTCAATTTCAGCACCTGCCAATGAAATGGTTGCCGGGATGACCTCCAAATTTTCCACTTTCGTTGGATAAATCACTTCTT harbors:
- a CDS encoding ParB/RepB/Spo0J family partition protein produces the protein MAKGLGKGLNALFPEESLSNAEKIEHIRLKSVKVNPYQPRKVFDESAIAELSDSIKEHGILQPIIVRKVGTSHEIVVGERRFRAAKLAGLEEIPAIVRQLSDEESMEMAILENLQREDLTPIEEAEAYHKLMDNLHLTQEQLAFRLGKSRPHIANHIRLLSLPDKIRSYISQGKLSMGHGRTLLGLRKKEQILAVAERTLKEGLNVRQLERLVQKLNEDVPRETKKEKKKDIFIAEQETNLREYFGTNVSIKKTKNKGKIEIEFFTEEDLERILELLSE
- a CDS encoding ParA family protein, which gives rise to MGKIIAIANQKGGVGKTTTSVNLSACLAHIGKKVLLIDADPQGNATSGVGVNKGDVHQCIYDMLIDDVNIKEVIYPTKVENLEVIPATISLAGAEIELVSTISREVRMKHAIQEAKELYDFIIIDCPPSLGLLTINALTAADSIIIPVQCEYYALEGLSQLLSTIRLVQKHLNENLQIDGVLLTMFDARTNLGIQVIEEVKKYFQDKVYGTIIPRNVRLSEAPSHGEPIIIYDSRSRGAEVYLELAKEVVHNG